The DNA sequence CGACGCGAAGACCCTCGTGATCCACCCCGCGAGCACGACCCACGCCCAGCTCTCGGCGGCGGACCAGCGCGCTTCCGGCGTGACCCCCGACCTCGTGCGGCTCTCGGTCGGGATCGAAAACGCCGAAGATATCATCGCCGACCTCGAAGGGGCGATAGAATGACGCGCGAGACGGTTTCGCTCGGGGCCTTCCGCTTCGAGTGCGGCGAGTCCATCCCGGAGCTCGAACTCGCCTACGAGTCCTACGGCGAGTTCACCGGCGACAACGCCGTCCTGGTCTGTCACGCCCTCACCGGCAGCCAGCACGTCGCGCGAGCGGGGCGGAGCGCGACGGACGGATCGAACGGACCGTCGGAAGCGCTGCGCGGCGGCATGGACCAGGCCCGTGCGTGGTGGGACGACGTCGTCGGCGCTGGCAAGGCCATCGACACCACCGAGCGGTTCGTGGTCTGTGTGAACGTCCCCGGCTCCTGTTATGGTTCCTCGGGGCCGGCCTCGACGGACCCCGAGACGGGCGAACCGTATGGAACCGACTTCCCCGCGGTTACCGTCGCGGACTGGACGCGTGCCCAGCGCCGGCTGCTCGACCACCTGGGGGTCGACCGCCTGAAGGCGGTGGTCGGCGGGTCGGTCGGCGGGATGAACGCGCTCGACTGGGCCAAACGCTATCCCGAGATGGTCGACCGGGTGGTGCCCGTCGCGGCGGCCGCGCGGCTCGACCCCCAGTGCGTGGCGCTCGACGGCGTCGCACGCCGGGCGATCACGACCGACGACGACTGGAACGGCGGCGACTACTACGGTGGGAAAGAGCCCGACGACGGCCTCGCGCTCGCCCGCCAGATCGGTCACGTGATGTACCTCTCGAAGGACTCGATGGAGCGGAAGTTCGGTCGGCGCGCCGCGGGCCGGGGCGCGGCTCGCGACGACTTCCCCGTCGACCCCGCCGCCGGCTTCTTCCCCTACCGGGACGTCGAGTCGTATCTCGACTACCAGGCCAGGAAGTTCGTCGAGCGCTTCGACGCCAACAGCTACCTCTACCTCACCCGCGCGATGGACAACTACGACCTCGCGGCGGGCTGTGCCTCCGAGACCGACGCGCTCGCGAACTTCGAGGGCGAGGTGCTCGTGATGAGCTTCACGGGCGATTGGCACTTCACCACCGAGCAGTCCGAGTCGCTCGCCGAGGCCTTCCGGACGGCGGGCGTCGACGTCGCCCACCACGTCGTCGACTCCGACCACGGCCACGACGCCTTCCTCGTCGAACCCGAGAACGTCGGCCCGCCGCTCCGGGACTTCCTCGATTCGGGGGTCGCCGGCCGCGCCGTCACCGACACCGAGGCCGAGACGGGGCCCGCGTTCGCGCCGGTCCACGCCAGCCTGTTCGGCGACTGAAACCCGACCGGACGAAGGGCTTCGCCCCGACACTACGGAGGGTTCCTTGTCGGATATCGAACCACCGACGGAGCGGCGAGCTATCGAGCCGAGTTCCGTTCAGAGAACGTCCCGCGCTTCGAGCACCTCGCGGAGGTCGGCCATCGACTCGACCACGACGTCACAGTGGGGTTCGACGGCGGGTTTCGGTTCGTAGCCAACCGCGAGGCCCGCGGCGCGGAGCATCGGGAGGTCGTTCGCGCCGTCGCCGACGGCGACCGTGTCCTCGACCTCGACTCCCGCGTTTCCGGCCACCGTCCGGAGCGCGTCGTCCTTCGTCCCCTCGACCAGCGGGCCGCTGACCTCGCCGGTGAGCCGATGGCCGTCGAACTCGAGTTGGTTCGCCACGATGGTGTCGACCGGGGTCTCGTTCCGGGCGAGGACGTGTTCGACGCCGCGACCGAAGCCACCCGTGAGGACCGCCGTGACGACGCCGGCGTCGTTGAGCACGTTGATGAGGTCGGCTGCGCCGGGGTTGAGTCGGACCTCGTCGAAGGCGGCCTCGACGGCCTCGACCGGGAGGCCTTCGAGCAGCGCGACACGCTCACGGAGGCTCTCGGCGTACTCGATCTCGTCGTTCATCGCGCGTTCGGTGATGGCCGCCATCTCGTCGGCGACGCCACACTGTTCGCCGAGCAGGACCGTCATCTCCGAGTTCGAGAGCGTCCCGTCGAAATCGAACGCGACGAGGTTCATACCCACCCTTCGGGTCGAGCGGGTTCAACCTACTGGAGTCGGGCGCGGCGGTTCGGGAGCTACTCCCCGACGAACGCGATGGCGTACGTTCGGGCGGCCGCGGGGTCGGCGTCGAGCACCCTCATCGCCGTCCCTGCAGGTCTGAAGGCCACGAGACCGGCGTACGGCATCGCGTACGCGCTCGCCACGCGGTCGCGCGCGTCGCCGGCGAGTTCGAGCGACGGCGAGCCGTCTTCGTGACCGAGGCCTTCGCGTGAGAGACCGTAGAACACCGACCCCTCGGGGGCCGTCGAGACGGTCGTGCTGGCCTCGCCGAGCTTCCGAGCCCCCGAGTTCCCGACGAGCGAGAGTGCGTTCGGATCGATGGCGTCGTTCGCTCCCTCCGTGCGTATCCAGAGGTCGAAGGCCTTCGCCGGGACGAACTCGGCATGTGATTCGAGCCTGCGGAGTCGCCTTCGCTGGGTGCGGTGGTTCGGGAAGGCCAGCATCTCCATCGGCTGGTCGGGGGCCGTGAGGTCGAGCGCGACCGACGTCGAGCCACCGGCCGTCAGCGGTTCGTCGACGGTCGCGTGGCCGGCACTGAACGGTTCGAGGTCGCGGTCGTCGGCCGCGGCGGCCGCTCCCTCGGTGAGAAAGCACGCGACGTTCGTCGGCATCGCGAGGGCCGCCGAGAGATGCGCACCGTCGCTTCGAGGCCGGGTTTTTACCCGGCATTCGAGCCGGCCGTCCGGGGCGAAGCGCTCGCGCGGGAGGCCCCGGAAGATCGAGACGGATCGGCCGTCGCGCCCGTAGGGGTAGTTGCCGTCGAGGTAGCCGTCGAAATCCCCGAGAAACGTCCATCCGTCGTCACGAGTTCGGACCGAGAGCCGGTGGTCGTAGAAGGAGAAGCCCCGGCCGACGAGCCAGAGGTCGACGGGGTCGTCCCCCGAGCCGGTTCCCTCGTGCCGTCGTTTCGAGCGGAGCGCGGCGTAGGCGTACTGGTAGCGGTCGCGGGCGAAGGTGAGGGTGCTGGCGTGGGGACCGTCGCGCGCCGCCGGTCCGTGGTTGGGGAGCAACGGGTCGAACCCGCGTTCGGTCGGGGTGTAGGCGGTCCGGGCGTACCAGCCGACCCCTTCGGCTCCCGCACCGAGCGCCGCCCGGAGGTCCATCCAGACGTCCTGTTTGCTGGGGGTGTAGCGCGGGTCGATGGTGTGGGCCTGGCCGAGGAACGTCACCGGCCGGCCGTCGGTCGCCGTTCGGGCGTTGGTCACGAGGCTCTCGACGGCCCGGCTCGCCGGTTCGGGACCAACGTCCTTCGCGTACCAGCCCCGGTAGAAGTCGGTGAAGGTGAAATCGGGGAGCGCGCCGCGCGCCCGGAGCCCGTCGGCGAGCCCCGCGAACGTCTTCGGTTGTTTGCCGTCGACGAGGTACGGGAAGTGGACGAAGACCCCGATATCGACCTCGGGGGCGACCTCGGCCACCCGCTCGCGCTGGGCGGCGAAGATCCGCGGCCCGAAGCGTTCGAGGTTCGACACCGCCTGGTCGTTCCAGTCCCCGCTCTCGACCCACCGACCGCCGACGGGGGCCTCCTGCCAGAGCACGACCCGACCCGTCGGGAAGGATTCGGCGTAGCTCGCGACGACCGCCGCGAGCCCGTCGAGGTGGCGACGGCGGGCCCCGGCGTCCGCGACGAACGCCGTCGCGTCGAGCGATTTGAGCACGCCGACGTTGATCCACGCCTCGACGCCGTGGCTTTCGGCGACGGTGAACGCGGCTTCGAGGGCCGGGATGTCGGCGATCCCGGCGTCGGCTTTGGCGATGACCACCGCGAGGTCGTGGCGACCCGCGAAGGCGAAGAGGTTCTCGCGCACCCGTTCGTCGCGCCAGAGTGCCTGCTCGGCCCAGACGAAGTCCGCGGGGTCGGTGTCGGCTCCCCCGTTCGAACCGGCCTCGGTCGTGGTTCGGTCGGCGGCTCCACGGCCCCGGTTCGCACCCGGGCGGCGACCCAGATCGGTCACGCCCGCACAGCCCGCGAGCGAGAGCGCGCCGGCCGCCGCGGTCGTGCCGAGGAACCCCCGTCGATCCATTCCCCGTACGTCCGCTCACCGTCCGAATAAGCCCTCGGGTGGTGCGCTGTGGCTCTATCGGCCGAGTACCGAGGCGGCGAATCGTGCACGTGAAGAAAGGGTTATGCCCGCCGCGTCGATGGTTCGGGACATGAACGTACTCGTCACGGACCCCATCGCCGAGCCGGGCCTCGACCGGCTCCGCGAGGCGGGCCATGACGTCGAAACCGCCTACGATGTCGAGGGTGACGACCTCCGGTCGGCGGTCGCCGACGCCGGTGCGCTGGTCGTCCGGTCGGGCACCGAGGTCGGTCGCGAGGTGTTCGAGGCCGCACCGGAGCTCACGATCGTCGGGCGGGCCGGTATCGGGGTCGACAACATCGACATCGACGCCGCCACCGAACACGGCGTGATCGTCGCCAACGCACCCGAGGGCAACGTTCGCGCCGCTGCCGAGCACACCGTCGCGATGACGTTCGCCGCCGCGCGATCGATCCCCCAGGCCCACGGCCGGCTCAAGCAAGGTGAGTGGGCAAAGAGCGATTATTTGGGAACCGAGCTCAACGGCGCGACCCTCGGCATCGTCGGCTTCGGCCGGGTCGGCCAGGAGGTCGCGAAGAAGCTCGACGGCCTCGGGATGAACCTGGTGGCCTACGACCCCTACATCTCGGAGGAGCGCGCCGGCCGGCTGGGTGCCGAACTCGTCGAACTCGACGAGTGTCTCGCGCAGGCCGACGTGCTGACCCTCCACACCCCGCTCACCCCCGAGACGGAGGACCTGATCAGCAGCGACGAACTCGACCGGATGGACGGCGGCTTCCTCGTCAACTGCGCCCGCGGCGGCGTCGTCGACGAGGACGCGCTGGCCGCTGCCGTCGAGGCGGGTACCCTCCGGGGGGCGGCGATCGACGTCTTCGCGGACGAACCCCTCTCGCCCGACAGCCCGCTGCTCGACGTGGACGACGTGGTCGTGACGCCCCACCTCGGCGCGAGCACCCACGCCGCCCAGGAGAACGTCGCCACCGACATCGCCGACCAGGTGCTCTCGGCCTTCCGGAACGAACCGGTGATGAACGCGCTCAACGCACCCTCGATGGACGCGAGCGCGTTCCCGCGGGTCCGCCCCTACCTCGACATCGCCTCGACGGCGGGGAAGATCGCCACCCAGCTCCTCGACGGCCGGGTCGAGGGCATCGAGATACGCTACGCCGGCGAGATCGCCGAGGAGGAGCTCGACCTCGTGACCGCGAGCGCGCTCGAAGGCGTCTTCGAACCCCTCGAATGGCAGGTCAACGCGGTCAACGCCCCACAGATAGCCGACGAGCGCGGCATCGACGTCACCGAGTCGAAGACCCGCCAGTCCGAGGACTTCCAGAGCCTCGTGACGGTCACGGTGAAGAACGGGGACCAAGAGGTCGGGGTCTGTGGGACGCTGTTCGCTGGCGAGGACCCGCGGATCGTCCGGATCGACGGCTTCCGCGTCGACGCCATCCCCGCGGGCCACATGCTGGTCGCGCGCAACAAGGACGCGCCCGGCGTGATCGGATTCATCGGCACCGTATTGGGCGATTCGGACATCAACATCGCGGGGATGTTCAACGCCCGCGGCACCATCGGCGGCGAGGCGCTCACGGTCTACAACCTCGACCACGCCGTGCCCGAGGACCTCCGCGAGCGACTCGAAGCCGACGAGCGGATCATCGGAACCCGATACATCGCGCTCAACGGTACCGAGTAGCGATAGTTATTTCAGCTCCCTCCGAACACCACTTGACGAACTATCAATGAGTAGCGATAGAACCGGCGGATCGGAGGGATCGAACGACGAGTACGGCGAGGGCCTCGGCGACGCGAGCGAGGGCCCGCGGATCGAGTTCTACGGCGGACGGTGGCTGAGCGGGCTCCCGCTCGCGATCTTCGTGGTCTGGGCAGTGGTCCAGAGCGGCGTTCTCCAGGTCAGCGCGACCTCGGGGCTGGTGGTCGGGATGCTGGTCGCGCTGATCGTCGGGATGTTCTTCGTCAAGGGCGACTGGAAGGGGTATGCGAACACCATCTTCGAGGGGATGACCCAGCCCGTGGCGGCGACCGCGATCGTGGCGTGGCTCTGGGCCGGGATGTTCGCCGACACGCTGCAAGCCGGCCAGTTCGTCGGCGGCCTCGTCTGGGCGGCGAACGCGCTCTCGGTCGGCGCGGCGCTGTTCCCGGCGGCCACCTTCATCCTCGCGGCGCTGCTCGCGACCGGCATCGGCTCCGGCTACGGTACCGCGATCGCGTTCACCACGCTCTTCTTCCCGGCGGGCGTCCTCCTCGGGGCGAACCCCATCCTGATGTTCGGCGCGATCCTCTCGGGGGCGGTCTTCGGCGACAACCTCGCGCCCGTGAGCGACACCACGATCGTGAGCGCGGTGACACAGGACGCCGACATCGGTGGCGTGGTCGCCTCGCGGTTCAAGTACGCCATCATCGCGGCCGTGTTCGCGTTCGCCGGCTACGTCGTGGCGGGGAGCACGATGGGGAGCCCGTTCGACGTCGGGCAGAACGCCCAGTCCCTCTTCGTCCAGAACAGCGACCCCCTGGGGCTCGTGCATCTCGTCGCTATCGGGGTCGTCATCGCCACCGCGGTGGCCGGCCGACACATCGTGGAGGCGATCTCGTGGGGGATCATCGCCTCGGTCGTCTTCAACCTCGTCTTCGGGCTCTCCTCGATCAGCGACATCCTGGTCTTTCAGGCTCCCCGGACCTCGGGCGCTGCCCAGTCGCTCTCGGGGCTGCCGGTCGTCGAACTCGTCGACCCCGGCAGCTCCGCGGTCGGCGGCAGCCTCTTCACCGGGGCGACGGGCTTCTTCCCGCTGATCGTGCTCACCCTGCTGATCGTCGCCGGCGCGCAGATCCTGGTTCGCGGCGGCGGCTTCGCGGCGATGCAGGATTGGCTCCTGACGCGGGTGGCCACGAGCGTCCGTCGCGCCGAGACCACGATGGTGCTCGGCACCGCGGCCATCAACTCGATGATCACCATCAACACCGCCGCCGAGATCGCGATCGCGCCCTACATCGCCCGTATCGGCGAGCGGTTCAACATCAACGGGTATCGCCGGGCGAACATCCTCGACGCCAACTCCTCGGCGCTCGGCTACATCTTCCCGTGGGGCGGCGGCGTGCTCGCGGGCTACACCGCGATGCTCGGCCTGCCCGACCAGTACGACTGGTTCACCCAGGCGATGCTCGTCAACCCCGCCCAGGTCTGGCCGTTCGTCTTCCACGGCTGGTTCCTCTTTTTCGTCTTCGTGATC is a window from the Halococcus hamelinensis 100A6 genome containing:
- a CDS encoding Na+/H+ antiporter NhaC family protein translates to MSSDRTGGSEGSNDEYGEGLGDASEGPRIEFYGGRWLSGLPLAIFVVWAVVQSGVLQVSATSGLVVGMLVALIVGMFFVKGDWKGYANTIFEGMTQPVAATAIVAWLWAGMFADTLQAGQFVGGLVWAANALSVGAALFPAATFILAALLATGIGSGYGTAIAFTTLFFPAGVLLGANPILMFGAILSGAVFGDNLAPVSDTTIVSAVTQDADIGGVVASRFKYAIIAAVFAFAGYVVAGSTMGSPFDVGQNAQSLFVQNSDPLGLVHLVAIGVVIATAVAGRHIVEAISWGIIASVVFNLVFGLSSISDILVFQAPRTSGAAQSLSGLPVVELVDPGSSAVGGSLFTGATGFFPLIVLTLLIVAGAQILVRGGGFAAMQDWLLTRVATSVRRAETTMVLGTAAINSMITINTAAEIAIAPYIARIGERFNINGYRRANILDANSSALGYIFPWGGGVLAGYTAMLGLPDQYDWFTQAMLVNPAQVWPFVFHGWFLFFVFVIAALSGFGLEYVSDRESEEVARV
- the serB gene encoding phosphoserine phosphatase SerB codes for the protein MNLVAFDFDGTLSNSEMTVLLGEQCGVADEMAAITERAMNDEIEYAESLRERVALLEGLPVEAVEAAFDEVRLNPGAADLINVLNDAGVVTAVLTGGFGRGVEHVLARNETPVDTIVANQLEFDGHRLTGEVSGPLVEGTKDDALRTVAGNAGVEVEDTVAVGDGANDLPMLRAAGLAVGYEPKPAVEPHCDVVVESMADLREVLEARDVL
- the metX gene encoding homoserine O-acetyltransferase MetX, yielding MTRETVSLGAFRFECGESIPELELAYESYGEFTGDNAVLVCHALTGSQHVARAGRSATDGSNGPSEALRGGMDQARAWWDDVVGAGKAIDTTERFVVCVNVPGSCYGSSGPASTDPETGEPYGTDFPAVTVADWTRAQRRLLDHLGVDRLKAVVGGSVGGMNALDWAKRYPEMVDRVVPVAAAARLDPQCVALDGVARRAITTDDDWNGGDYYGGKEPDDGLALARQIGHVMYLSKDSMERKFGRRAAGRGAARDDFPVDPAAGFFPYRDVESYLDYQARKFVERFDANSYLYLTRAMDNYDLAAGCASETDALANFEGEVLVMSFTGDWHFTTEQSESLAEAFRTAGVDVAHHVVDSDHGHDAFLVEPENVGPPLRDFLDSGVAGRAVTDTEAETGPAFAPVHASLFGD
- the serA gene encoding phosphoglycerate dehydrogenase produces the protein MNVLVTDPIAEPGLDRLREAGHDVETAYDVEGDDLRSAVADAGALVVRSGTEVGREVFEAAPELTIVGRAGIGVDNIDIDAATEHGVIVANAPEGNVRAAAEHTVAMTFAAARSIPQAHGRLKQGEWAKSDYLGTELNGATLGIVGFGRVGQEVAKKLDGLGMNLVAYDPYISEERAGRLGAELVELDECLAQADVLTLHTPLTPETEDLISSDELDRMDGGFLVNCARGGVVDEDALAAAVEAGTLRGAAIDVFADEPLSPDSPLLDVDDVVVTPHLGASTHAAQENVATDIADQVLSAFRNEPVMNALNAPSMDASAFPRVRPYLDIASTAGKIATQLLDGRVEGIEIRYAGEIAEEELDLVTASALEGVFEPLEWQVNAVNAPQIADERGIDVTESKTRQSEDFQSLVTVTVKNGDQEVGVCGTLFAGEDPRIVRIDGFRVDAIPAGHMLVARNKDAPGVIGFIGTVLGDSDINIAGMFNARGTIGGEALTVYNLDHAVPEDLRERLEADERIIGTRYIALNGTE